The sequence TCATCGCGGTGGGGTTCGCCGTCCCGGCCCTGCTCCGCTACGACACCCGGACCGCCGAGACCGTCTCGGTCGAGCCGCTGCCGGTGGAGGACTGAGCCGCCGTCGGCGCGGGACCGAGGCGGCGGTCCTCAGGTCGTCCCGAGCAGGGACGCTCCCGCGTCACGGGAAGGTTTCGCGTTCATCTTGCGTTCCTCCGTACCCGGCTGCAGGGGATATTCGCAGGGCCCGGCGACGTGGGGTCCGAGCAAGTAGACTCTTGCCCATAAGACTGGAGGGAGCTGTGACCTCACACGGCCTGATCGATACCACGGAGATGTATCTCCGGACGGTCTTCGAGCTCGAGGAGGAGGGGATCATTCCCCTTCGCGCGCGCATCGCCGAGCGGCTCTCCCAGAGCGGCCCGACGGTGAGCCAGACGGTCGCGCGCATGGAACGTGACGGGCTGCTGCGGGTCGAGGGCGATCGGCACCTTGAGCTGACCGACAGCGGGCGCGGTCTCGCGACGCGCGTCATGCGCAAGCACCGCCTCGCCGAATGCCTCCTGGTGAACGTCATCGGGCTGCCCTGGGAGGACGTCCACATCGAGGCGTGCCGGTGGGAGCACGTGATGTCGGAGGAGGTCGAGCGCCGCCTGGTCGCGCTGCTGGACAACCCGACCACCTGCCCGCACGGCAACCCCATCCCCGGCCTGGACGAGCTCGGCGGGCACGGCGACGACGCCGAAGCGGCGCCGCTGGCGGTGATGACCGCGGTGGCGAGCCCCCAGGGCGCGGGCGCGGTGATCCGGCGGATCAGCGAGCAGGTGCAGAGCGACAGCGACCTGATGCTTAGACTCAAGCAGATAGGGATACAACCGGGACGAGAGGTGATTCTCCGGGCGACCGACGACGGGGTACGGGTGATCGGTGACGACGAGGACGACAGTCCCGCGACGGAACTCTCGCGCGACATCGCCGAGCACGTCTTCGTCAGCAGGCGCTGACACGGTCGGCGTGTGCACCCCCGCCTCGACGGTCTATACCGAAGATCTCCATAACATCGCGTCTTTCGGGCGTATCCCGGCGGCGGGTTCGTCGTTCAATACGACGAGGCAACCACGTAGGACGTCCGTGCCGCGACGCGCGGTGATCATCGGGGCGAGGATCGGGACCGGCATCGGGATGGGGAGATGAACCACTGGGGGGAAGCGCCTGACGAGGCGCACCTGCCGCCCGAGACCGTCCTCGCGCAGATGGAGATGGCGGTCATCGTCTGCGACCGCTTCAGCAACATCATCTACGGCAACGCCTTCTCCCGGCAGCTGTTCGGCTTCGGCGGCGACGCGATCATCGGCCACTCCATCCTGTCGCTCGGCATCGCCGAGGAGGACCACGAGCAGGCCACCGAGCTGGCCAAGCACGTCCTCAAGGGCGGCGTGTGGGAGGGCACCTTCTGCAACCTGCGCGCCGACGGCACCACCGTCTACACGCGGGCGCACGCCGTCCCGCTGCGGCACCCGTCCGGCGCCGTCGACGGAGTGGTGATCTTCGCGCGCGAGGCGCTGCGCTCCAACCAGCGCGAGCAGGACCGCTACGGCCTCATGGAGCGGATCGGGGAGCGGCTCGCCGGGTCCCTGGAGCTGGAGAGCACCCTGCGCCGCGTCGCCGACACGCTCGTCCCGCAGTTCGCCGACCACTGCTTCATCGACCTCTACAGCGGCGACCGCCTCTACCGGAAGGTGTCGCGGCACGCGGGCGGCTGGGAGCCGCCGCCCGGCACCTGGGCGGAGGTCGGCGAGCCCGTCTCCTACCCGCCCGGCCACTTCAGCGCCAAGGCGATGGACCGCCGCGACGCCGTCCTCGTCGAGGACATGATCCAGCACCGGTTCACCGCGCCGAGCGAGTCGTCCCAGCGGCTCGGCCACGAGATGGGCATCACCTCGGTGATCTCCGCGCCGCTGCTGGTGCGCGGCGAGCTGCTCGGCGTGATGAGCCTGGCGCTGTCGAACCTGTCCAAGCGGCCCGACCCGCACTACGACGGCTTCGACCGCGACCTGCTCGGCGCGATCGCCAGCCGGGTCGCGCTCGCCGTCGACAACGCGCTGCTGTTCGAGGAGGAGCGCGACACCGCGCTCGCCTTCCAGAAGCACCTGCTGCCCGGCGACCGGCCGCCCCCGCTGGACGGCCTCCAGATCGCCTGGCGGTACGAGCCGGCGCGTCCCCTGGAGTCGCACGGGCACGGCATCCAGACGCAGGTCGGCGGCGACTGGTACGACGTCATCCCGCTGTCGGCGGGACGCGTCGGCCTCGTCATCGGCGACGTCGAGGGCCGCGGGGCCCGCGCCGCCGCCGTGATGGGCCAGCTGCGCGCCGCGCTGCGCGCCTTCGCCCAGGACGACAAGCCGCCCGCCGACATCCTGCGCAAGCTCGACGAGTGGGTCCGCACGATGACGCGGCCCGAGCGGATGCGGTCCGGCTGGAACAGCGACGACCTCGTCCGCCCGCCCCTGGTCTCGTGCACCTACTTCGTCTACGACGCCTGGTCGCGGGTCCTGGAGTTCGCCAACGCCGGGCACGACCCGCCCCTGCTGATCGTCGACGGCGAGGTCGGCGAGCTGGACTTCGAGAGCGAGGGCGGCATGCTCGGCCTGCGCGCCCCCGGCATGGGCGGCGAGCTGCTGTTCAACGAGGAGTCGGCCGAGCTGAAGCCGGGCTCCACGCTCGTCCTCTACACCGACGGTCTGATCGACCGCCGTTCCAAGGACGACGGCGACTACCACACGCGCGAGGAGGCGCGGGAGATGGTCCGCGCCGCCGTCGCCGGGGTCGCGCGCGGCGGGGTCGAGGCGATCGCCAACGCCGCCTACGACGCGGTGCCCGGCGACATCGCCGACGACGTCGCGATCGTGGTGATCCGCACCGCCGCCGAGGAACTGGCCGTGGAGGAGCGCACCTTCACCGCCGAGCCGATCATGGTGTCGGAGGCGCGCCGGATGGCCTCCGACGCGTTCGCGACATGGGGCATGCCCGAGGAGCAGGCCGAGCTCGCGTGCCTGCTGGTGTCGGAGGTCGTCACGAACGTCGTCCTGCACGCCACGGCCACGCCGTCGCCGCGCCGCGAGCTGGTCGTCCCGGTACCGGCAGGGCCGCCCGGCCGCGGCGGCGAGCCGCTGGGCGCGCCGCCGCCCGTGCAGTTCAACACCGACTTCGGCGCCCTGGACACAGACCCCTTCGACGGCGGCGCGTTCGACGAGGACGACTGGAACCTCGGCGCCGACCTCGGCCGCCGCGAGCCGCCCACCAAGGAGTTCCGGCTCCGGCTGCGGCGCGGCGCGGACGCGATCTGGGTCGAGGTCTTCGACTCCGACATGCGGCTGCCGCGCATCCGCAGCGCCGGCGAGACCGACGAGGGCGGTCGCGGCCTCTACCTCGTCGACCAGCTGGCCACCCGGTGGGGCGCCCGCCCGACGTCCGACGGCAAGGCCGTCTGGTTCGAGCTGCCGCTGAACCCGGCGTGAGCCGATGCGCGCCTGGGTGGTGGAGCGGCCGGCCCCGGTAGCGGAGGGGCCGCTGCGGCGCGCCGACCGCGAGGTGCCCTCGCCCGGCCCGGGTGAACTGCTGGTCCGCGTGCTGGCCTGCGGCGTCTGCCGGACGGACCTGCACGTCGCCGAGGGCGACCTGCCCGTCCACGTGCCGGGCGTGACGCCGGGCCACGAGATCGTCGGGCGGGTCGAGTCCGCGGGCCCCGGCTGCCTGCACGGGCCCGGTGACCGCGTCGGCGTCGCATGGCTGCGCGGGACGTGCGGCGCGTGCCGTTTCTGCCGCCGGGGCGCCGAGAACCTGTGCCCGTCCTCGGTCTACACAGGCTGGGACGCGCACGGCGGCTACGCCGAGTACGCGCTCGCCGTCGACGCCTACACCTACGCGCTGCCCGCCGAACTGGACGACGTGCGCGCCGCACCGCTGCTGTGCGCCGGGATCATCGGGTACCGGGCGCTGCGCCGCGCGTCCCCGCCGCCGGGCGGACGCCTCGGCATCTGGGGGTTCGGCGGCTCGGCGCACCTGGCCGCGCAGATCGCGCTCGCCGAGGGCGCCGACGTGCACGTGTTCACCCGCAGCCCGGCCGCCCGCGAACTGGCCCGCGAGCTCGGGGCGTCCTGGGCGGGCGACTCCTTCGACGCCGCCCCCGCCCCGCTGGACTCGGCGATCATCTTCGCGCCCGCGGGCGAGCTGGTCGCCGCCGCGCTCGAACGCCTCGACCGCGGCGGGACCTGCGCCGTCGCGGGGATTCACCTGAGCGACGTCCCGTCCCTGGACTACCAGCGGCACCTGTTCCAGGAGCGCGAGGTCCGCTCGGTGACGGCGAACACGCGGGCGGACGGCGAGGAGTTCCTGACGCTGGCCGCGCGTCTGGAC is a genomic window of Actinomadura citrea containing:
- a CDS encoding zinc-dependent alcohol dehydrogenase family protein, which translates into the protein MRAWVVERPAPVAEGPLRRADREVPSPGPGELLVRVLACGVCRTDLHVAEGDLPVHVPGVTPGHEIVGRVESAGPGCLHGPGDRVGVAWLRGTCGACRFCRRGAENLCPSSVYTGWDAHGGYAEYALAVDAYTYALPAELDDVRAAPLLCAGIIGYRALRRASPPPGGRLGIWGFGGSAHLAAQIALAEGADVHVFTRSPAARELARELGASWAGDSFDAAPAPLDSAIIFAPAGELVAAALERLDRGGTCAVAGIHLSDVPSLDYQRHLFQEREVRSVTANTRADGEEFLTLAARLDVAVTTHVYGLDDADRALADLAADRFTGAAVLVP
- a CDS encoding metal-dependent transcriptional regulator; amino-acid sequence: MTSHGLIDTTEMYLRTVFELEEEGIIPLRARIAERLSQSGPTVSQTVARMERDGLLRVEGDRHLELTDSGRGLATRVMRKHRLAECLLVNVIGLPWEDVHIEACRWEHVMSEEVERRLVALLDNPTTCPHGNPIPGLDELGGHGDDAEAAPLAVMTAVASPQGAGAVIRRISEQVQSDSDLMLRLKQIGIQPGREVILRATDDGVRVIGDDEDDSPATELSRDIAEHVFVSRR
- a CDS encoding ATP-binding SpoIIE family protein phosphatase is translated as MNHWGEAPDEAHLPPETVLAQMEMAVIVCDRFSNIIYGNAFSRQLFGFGGDAIIGHSILSLGIAEEDHEQATELAKHVLKGGVWEGTFCNLRADGTTVYTRAHAVPLRHPSGAVDGVVIFAREALRSNQREQDRYGLMERIGERLAGSLELESTLRRVADTLVPQFADHCFIDLYSGDRLYRKVSRHAGGWEPPPGTWAEVGEPVSYPPGHFSAKAMDRRDAVLVEDMIQHRFTAPSESSQRLGHEMGITSVISAPLLVRGELLGVMSLALSNLSKRPDPHYDGFDRDLLGAIASRVALAVDNALLFEEERDTALAFQKHLLPGDRPPPLDGLQIAWRYEPARPLESHGHGIQTQVGGDWYDVIPLSAGRVGLVIGDVEGRGARAAAVMGQLRAALRAFAQDDKPPADILRKLDEWVRTMTRPERMRSGWNSDDLVRPPLVSCTYFVYDAWSRVLEFANAGHDPPLLIVDGEVGELDFESEGGMLGLRAPGMGGELLFNEESAELKPGSTLVLYTDGLIDRRSKDDGDYHTREEAREMVRAAVAGVARGGVEAIANAAYDAVPGDIADDVAIVVIRTAAEELAVEERTFTAEPIMVSEARRMASDAFATWGMPEEQAELACLLVSEVVTNVVLHATATPSPRRELVVPVPAGPPGRGGEPLGAPPPVQFNTDFGALDTDPFDGGAFDEDDWNLGADLGRREPPTKEFRLRLRRGADAIWVEVFDSDMRLPRIRSAGETDEGGRGLYLVDQLATRWGARPTSDGKAVWFELPLNPA